A single Polyodon spathula isolate WHYD16114869_AA chromosome 6, ASM1765450v1, whole genome shotgun sequence DNA region contains:
- the srp9 gene encoding signal recognition particle 9 kDa protein, producing the protein MPFYQTWEEFARAAEKLYLTDPMKVRVVLKYRHCDGNLCMKVTDDAVCLQYKTDQAQDVKKIEKFHGQLMRLMVSKESRSVSMETD; encoded by the exons ATGCCTTTCTATCAGACTTGGGAGGAGTTTGCGAGAGCTGCCGAGAAACTTTATTTAACAGATCCTATGAAG GTTCGAGTTGTTCTCAAGTATCGGCACTGTGACGGGAACCTGTGTATGAAAGTCACTGATGATGCAGTG tgtttgcaGTACAAGACAGATCAGGCCCAGGATGTCAAGAAAATAGAGAAATTCCATGGCCAGCTGATGAGACTTATGGTATCGAAGGAATCCCGcagtgtttccatggaaacagacTGA